CCAAGCTTCCAACCCCTCCTGAGTTCACGGCGCGGCCCATGCGGGGAACTGACCAAGGTCGATGTCGAAGACGATGCGGCCCAAGGTGAGGGTGGCGCCGGTGAGCGTAATGACGCAGACGAGAATCAGAAGACTGCCGATGCGGACCATGGTCGGCACACGCAGGCGCTTTGTTCCGAACACGACAGCGTTGGGCGGGGTCGAGACCGGCAGCATGAGGGCGAAGGAGCAGGAAAACGTGGCCGGAATCATGAGGAGCAGCGGGTTGAGACGCAGACTGACCGCCAGCGCGCCCACGATTGGGAGCAGGACTTGCGTCGTGGCGGAATTTGACGCGAATTCGGTGAGCAGCGCGGCTATGAGGCAGACGATCAGCACAATTTGAGCAGGATGCAGCGAGGACAGGCTGGAGAGTTGTCCGTCAACCCACAGGGAAAGTCCGGAACTCTGGAATCCCGCGGCCAGGACAAAACCGCCCCCGAGCAGCAGCACGATGTCCCAAGGAAGATGCCGCGCCGTTTCCCAATCCAGGATGCGTTTCCCGGGTTCGCTTTCTGACGGCAGCATGAACAGCAGAAGGGACATGGCGGTCGCGACAACGCCGTGTTGGAGGTTGTTGGTGCCCGGTTACACGTCCGGCGGCGCCATGAGTGAAAGACTGCAAGCCGGGACGCCCAGAAGCATCACGGCGTCGAGCCGCTTTCGGGCCGCAGGCGGACCGGAAACTTCAATCACTATCTCTTACCCCATTCGGCCATAGCCGGACGGAAACGGCCCATGGCTTCCACGCGCGGGACTTTCCGGGATGCACGGGACAGCCATGGCCACGATGTGGCATCAGACGGCGGGCCGCCCAACGCTGAAGTAGCGGAAGCCGAGTTCTTTCATGACTTTCGGCGTGTATATGTTGCGTCCGTCGAAGATGACTTTTTCCGCCATCAGACCGGCCATGCGCTCGTAGTCGGGACGGCGAAATTCGTTCCATTCAGTCACGATGACCAGGCCGTTCGCGCCGTCAAGCGCATCATAGTACTTGCGGACGCACGGGACGGAATCGCCGAAACGTTTCTGTATGTGCGGCGCGGCGACAGGGTCGTAGACGACGATGGCCGCGCCGGCGTTACGCAGGCGCTCGATCAGGTGCAGCGCCGGTGCGCCGCGAACATCGTCCGTGCGCGGCTTGAAACTGACCCCCCACAACGCGAGCCGCTTGCGGGGCAGCGCATCGCCGTAGTACGTCAGAATGCGTTCGAGAAAGCGGTCTATCTGCCGTTCGTTTACGCCGTTGATGCCTGCGAGAAGGTCACAGTCGCAACCTAGCGTCTTTGCGAAGGCGATACAGGCGCGCAGGTCCTTGGGCAGGCCCGACCCGCCAAAACCGATGCCGGGGAAGAGGTAGGTAGGCCCGATCCGGTGGTCAGAAGCGACGCCTTCGCGCACGGAGCTAATGTCGGCGCCGCACGCGTCACAGACTTCCGCCAATTGATTCATAAGCGAGATGCGCGACGCCAGCATGACGTTCGTGGCGTATTTCGTCATTTCCGCGCTGACGGGCGACATCAGGAGAATGGGGCGCCCCGTGCGCAGGAAGGGCGCGTACAGTTCGCGCATAATCTCGCGGACGCGAACCTCCTCGCAGCCAATTACGATGCGGTCTGGACGCAGGAAATCGTCGATTGCGGCCCCCTCGCGCAGAAAGTCGGGGTTTACGACGATATCGAAGGCGTGCTCAGTGCTTTCGCGGAGGATTTGCTCGAACTTGGCCGCGGTGCCGGGCGGGCATGTGCTCTTGTTCACGAGGATGCGATAGCCGGTCATGGCTGTGCCAATCTGGCGCACAGCGGCGAAAATCTGGGACAGGTCGGCGCTGCCGTCCTCATTCGAGGGCGTGCCCACGCACAGGAATACCAGAAGGCAGTCCTTCACGGCTTCTTCAAGGCCGGTGGAGAAGAACAGCCGCTCTTCTTCTATATTGCGCGCCAGCAGTTCCTCGAGACCGGGCTCATGAATCGGGAGCCTGCCCTGCTGCAGCGTTCGGATTCGTTCGGCGTTCTGGTCCACACAGGTGACTTGGTGCCCGTGCTCCGCAAGACCGGTGCCCGTGACCAGCCCCTGGTAACCTGTGCCGACAATTGTGATTCTCATATGCCCTCTTCCGTGACGTGCCGATCAGGCTTTAACCGGGTTGCGCGGCCGTTTCCCCAAGTGAAATGTGATGAAATCCATGCTGACCGCGCCGTCTCTCCTGCTTACTCATCCGCTTCCGCGGCAGGCTCGTGCCAGGCCGCATCCTGAGCCGCAATATCGAGAGACCGCTCGAAACGCTTGATGTTGGCCTTCGCATCGTCCTCGTTGAGCACGAAGAGCTTGTCCAGGTTGGTTATTTGGAATATTTCACGGATGTTGGGCGCCACGGCGCAGATGCGGAAGCGCCCCTCGAGTTCCTGGACGGCCTTGTTGATACGCAGGAGTTCCGTCAGCACGGCGCTCGAAAGATAGTCGACATTCTCGAGACTGAGCAGCAGGTTAATCCCGCGCTTGCCTTTTACGTGCCGCAGCATCTGATTGCCGAATTCAGCAACGTTCAGCGCGCTCAGAACGCTCGAGGAACGTACCGTGGCCACGGTAATGCGGCCCGCACGCTTGAATTCGACCAGCACCCGCTTTCTCTCCGCCATGCTCAACCTCCCGCGGCGCATTTCCCGCGGCGAAACGCCATTTCGAGACACTTGCAGGCCTGGTCGTACCGGATGTACTCCATATAATGCTTCATCAGGCAGACACCCCGGCCGCCTGGCTGTTGCGCGTCCGGCAGGCAAACCTGCTCCGGCTGGAAGCCGCTTCCCTCGTCGTAGACCCGGATGATGCAGTGGTCGCCGTCCTCAGTCAGTTCCAACCGCACATGGCGCCGGGGGTCGCTGGCGTTGCCGTGGCGTATTGCGTTCACCAAAGCCTCTTCCAGGCAGAGCCGCGCCGCGCTTTGGTGCTCCTGCGCAATCCAGCCATGGCGCGCCAGCGCTTCCAGAGCCCGGCCCAGTGTCGCGTTCAAGGCCGCGAAGGTGCTGGGAAACTCCTCCTCGAAAAAGGGCCGTTGCGCGCGCCCAACCGGCTGTGCCAAGTGGACGTCTTTGGCGTGGCGGTGTGTCCCGCCTCGTGCTGCGGCAGTGTTTCTCACGCGATTGGGGCCTATTGCTCCGTAATTGCAGCAAAAACCGAAACAACACAAGCGATGCACGACAGCTTGCGCACTATTGACACATGATAAGGATAGCATAGCGGGACGTGAAAAAGCGAAAGCCCGGACGCTGCGCCATGGCATGCGCGCGGCGTCCGGGGCTGTCTCTTGCTGAGAAGGCCTTGCGGCCCGGCGTCTTCTTACTTGAGGGAGATGCTCAGGGTCGAAGCTTGCCAAGTCCCGTTCATCTCGGAGACGGAACGCAGTTCATCCACGATGGCGGCTACCTGGCCCGCGATAATGCTGGCGTCTTCCGGCAGAGCGCCGAACAGATTTGCCAACGGCTCAATGACATCGGTGTACAGCGAGGTCTTGAGCAGCAGGGCGCTGTAGCGCGGCTTGGCCGGGTCGAGCGGCGGCGCAAGCGTGGCAAACAGCTCGCTCTGCTTTTCGGCGGTGAACAGATCGATGATGCGCTTTACTTCGTCCACGCTGTTCGAAACGAGGACCATGTCGCCCAGATAGGCGATGGACAGCGGCACCGGGATGCCCGCGACCACGGAGGCGATTTCGACGTTGTTGTACGTTTCCTCGGGCATCGTGGGCACAAACATCTGGAGCAGGCCCTTGGTCGCCTCTGCATTCTGCAGCCCAATCATCACGGATGCGGCCGGGAAATCGTCCGCGGCAGCCAAGCCGATGGTGATTTCCGGTCCGATCATCTGGAGTACCTGGCGGCCCATGGTGAGGCCTTGAGCGACTTGGGGGTCGCTTGCGGACTGGGCGACTATGGTGTCGATCACGAGGTCGGAAAGCATCGTTTTCATTTCATTGGTCAGATACAGGCTCAGGAAGAAGAGGGTCTTCTCCGAGAGCATGGGCGCGTACCGCAACGGCTGAGCCTGGCCCGCCTGAGTCAGAGCGGCCGGATGCGTGGCCGTATCCATGCGCGTGGCCAGTTCCACCCTGTTGTCGTGCAGGCCGAGCGTGACCAGGATGGGGTCTTTGGCGCCTTCGCCTTCCCAGAGCGCCGCCATCATGCCCATCTGTTTCTCGAGGAGCGCCTGGGTCGTCGGGTCCTCATTCGTGAATGCGCCCGCGAGGGCCATAAGCGCCGGAATGAAATCCGCCCCGTAGATCTGCAGCGAAATCTCGTTGGGCACGCCCGCCGGGCAATCCGCGCTTCCATAGCGCAACGTGGCGGGTTCCTTAAGGCTCAGGGCGGTGTTGGCGACCATGTCCAGCGAGTTGCCCAGCACGACCTTGTTGTCCGCGATGAAGTAATTGAAGTTGTCCGCGCCGAGCGACTTGACCGTCACATCGCCGGCCGATACGTTGTCGAAGGCGTCCGGGTCGAGGTCGGCGTACAGGACCCCCAAATCGTTGACGGTCGTTTCAGCCGTTGCCGCGTCCGTGATGCCGAGCACGACGGTGAACGCGGGGACAACGAGCATGTCGTCGAGCGCGTCCTCGAAGGCTTCCATGTCGTCGAAATCGTCTGTGTCGCCTGCTTCGTCCGCTTTGTCCGCGCCGCTGTCCGCGGCGTCCGCGTCTTCTACCGCCTCCGCGCTCTCGGCCTGTTCGGCCTCTTCACGGGCTTTCTTGGCTTCGGCCAGCTTCTTCTGAATATCTTCTATGCTCTTCACGGTCGGAGACAGGTCGACAAACACCGCTATCGGCGCATTCACGTCGATACCGAGACCCTGCCCCAGTTCCTCGAGGTTTTCCGCATCCACCCCAAGGTCGATGGCTGCGTCGGCGATGGCGCCTTCCAGCGCGCCTTGGGCGTCGAGTTCCGGGGCAATCCGGTCGACGACGGGCAGCAGGGTCTGGACCAGATTGTTCAACGGGGGCACACCGAGCGCCACGGCGGTCTGTTTTGGCATGCACTGGAGCACAGGCAGCGTAAGCGGGGCCGTTTCCTGGGCGCCGCACACCCCTGCGGCGACCACTGCGATGAGCGCCGCGAGACCGCCGATTCTTGTGTAAGTCCTTGATGTTCCAAAGGTTCTCCCAAACATGCTGTTCTCCTCTTGACCTGGTTTTCTCAGCCTCAGGATAGTTGTTACAGCAGGCGGCGTATCACGGGGACGCCCTCCGCTGACATCTGCATATTGAGCAACACGAACGACTCAGCCGACACGCTACGGGACAGGCAATGCCCCACCATGCTGCTTCCATCCGCAGGATCAGACCACACGGAAATGGTTACAGTTTCAACCCTTGCCCGCCGGCTTGTAGTCCGGGCATTTGACCGCGTTAGGCCGTTCGCGCCGGTGGCAAGCCGAGGGGTGGTCGTAGCGGCAGTTGTCGCACAGGAATTCCGTGGGGCAGACGGCGCGCAACCACCATTGACGTATCCGGTCGCGCAAAGTCATGACCGTTTCCCGTACTGGCCCCGGTATTCGCTGGGGGTGATGCCCTCGAATTTCTTGAACAACTTGCTGAAATGGCTCTGGTCGCGTATCCCGACACGGTGAGCGACCGCCGTGGCGCTCAAACTGGTGCGCCGCAGCAGTTCCTTGGCCTGGTCAATGCGCAGGCGGCCCACGTACTCGTAATAACTCATGCCGAACTGGCGTTTGAGCCGCTTGCTGATGGTGGAAGCCTTTAGACCGAGATGATTGGCAACCTCGGACAGGGCAATGCTGTCTGGAAGACGTTCGATGACCAGCCGGTTGATTTCCTTGTAGGCGAGGCGGGCCTTCTCGACGGGCGGAGCCGGTTTCGATGGTTTGCCCGGCTTGACTCCCCGCAGCAGGCGCAGCGCCGCTTCGAGCAGTCCGCTGTCGTGCGATTCGGACTCGATTTGCTCGATGAAGGGCCCCAATTGGCTCCAGGCGCGTGATGTATCGAGGGGAACTCGTTCCGCGGCCTCGATGGCCGCCGCGGCGGCGGCGAGGATGCGCGCGCGCCGGACGGACGGCTTAGGCCGCACCCCGCCGTGCGCCTCGCCCAGCAAACCCTCGAGTATGTCGCGGACGAGACCCATTTGCCCGCCCGCCAGCGCGAGCGCCGTCTCCGTGGCCTGGTAGGGGACGGCATGGAATTCCTGAACGCGGCGGCGGCCTGGCGCGTGGTCCGGCTCAGGAGGCGCAACGGTATCGGCGGCGGCTTCGCGAGCAGTCTCGGCGGCCGCCTCGCGCCAGCAGCGCGCCAGGTCTTCGCGCAGCCACTCCGCCGCGGCGTAGATGGACCCTTCCGGGGCGCGATGGACATCACGCAGGTCAAACGCCGGGGCGTTTTCCGTTTCCGGCAACGGCTGAAGAACTTGATAGGCGGTTTGCACGCGTTCTTCGAGGAGGTCGTCCAGATGCGCGGGCGCAAAGGGCCCAAAAGTAAGGATGAATCGCTCGCCCGCGAGCGCGGGCACGGCGATACAGGTAAACCCCACGTGGCAGATGAATGGGATGCCGCGTTGCTGCCGCAACGCGGTGGCGGCGGCCCCGAGCCGCGACGCACGGCAGCGATTCTTCCCCTCGGCGCAGGCATTGACGCGGGCACAGGCTTCGCAGCCGCCCCAACGCGCGATCACGGGGCCTTCTTCGCCCCGGGTGACGTAGTGGAGGGCAAGGGGCGTTCCGGCGGCCCGGGCGGCCCGGGCGAGGGTTCGCTGAACTTCGGGGCGGCGCAAGAACAACAGGGGTCTCATGGCGCCACCTCGAATAAGGGAGTCGGCCGGTCTTTCTCCGCCAGATGGAGTTGGGCGGGATGATTCCGCAGGACTGCCCCGGCCAGGTCGCGCACGAGGTCGGGCGTGTTGTTGTGTTCGCTGAGGTGAACGAGCACGACGGTGCGCAGTCGTTCGTGCAGGAGCGCGCCCAGGAGCGAGCACATGTCCTGGTTCGAGAGGTGGCCGATGCGGCTGCGGATGCGTTGTTGCACCTGCGGCGGATAATCGCCCGCCAGCAGCCGCCGGGGGCAGTAGTTGGCTTCCAGCACGACGGCATGGGAACCGGCCAGGCTGCGCCGGACCACGTGCGAGACGTG
This genomic stretch from Candidatus Hydrogenedentota bacterium harbors:
- a CDS encoding STAS domain-containing protein, encoding MAERKRVLVEFKRAGRITVATVRSSSVLSALNVAEFGNQMLRHVKGKRGINLLLSLENVDYLSSAVLTELLRINKAVQELEGRFRICAVAPNIREIFQITNLDKLFVLNEDDAKANIKRFERSLDIAAQDAAWHEPAAEADE
- a CDS encoding helix-turn-helix domain-containing protein; translation: MRPLLFLRRPEVQRTLARAARAAGTPLALHYVTRGEEGPVIARWGGCEACARVNACAEGKNRCRASRLGAAATALRQQRGIPFICHVGFTCIAVPALAGERFILTFGPFAPAHLDDLLEERVQTAYQVLQPLPETENAPAFDLRDVHRAPEGSIYAAAEWLREDLARCWREAAAETAREAAADTVAPPEPDHAPGRRRVQEFHAVPYQATETALALAGGQMGLVRDILEGLLGEAHGGVRPKPSVRRARILAAAAAAIEAAERVPLDTSRAWSQLGPFIEQIESESHDSGLLEAALRLLRGVKPGKPSKPAPPVEKARLAYKEINRLVIERLPDSIALSEVANHLGLKASTISKRLKRQFGMSYYEYVGRLRIDQAKELLRRTSLSATAVAHRVGIRDQSHFSKLFKKFEGITPSEYRGQYGKRS
- a CDS encoding anion permease; the encoded protein is MSLLLFMLPSESEPGKRILDWETARHLPWDIVLLLGGGFVLAAGFQSSGLSLWVDGQLSSLSSLHPAQIVLIVCLIAALLTEFASNSATTQVLLPIVGALAVSLRLNPLLLMIPATFSCSFALMLPVSTPPNAVVFGTKRLRVPTMVRIGSLLILVCVITLTGATLTLGRIVFDIDLGQFPAWAAP
- a CDS encoding ATP-binding protein, whose product is MAQPVGRAQRPFFEEEFPSTFAALNATLGRALEALARHGWIAQEHQSAARLCLEEALVNAIRHGNASDPRRHVRLELTEDGDHCIIRVYDEGSGFQPEQVCLPDAQQPGGRGVCLMKHYMEYIRYDQACKCLEMAFRRGKCAAGG
- a CDS encoding UDP-glucose/GDP-mannose dehydrogenase family protein, yielding MRITIVGTGYQGLVTGTGLAEHGHQVTCVDQNAERIRTLQQGRLPIHEPGLEELLARNIEEERLFFSTGLEEAVKDCLLVFLCVGTPSNEDGSADLSQIFAAVRQIGTAMTGYRILVNKSTCPPGTAAKFEQILRESTEHAFDIVVNPDFLREGAAIDDFLRPDRIVIGCEEVRVREIMRELYAPFLRTGRPILLMSPVSAEMTKYATNVMLASRISLMNQLAEVCDACGADISSVREGVASDHRIGPTYLFPGIGFGGSGLPKDLRACIAFAKTLGCDCDLLAGINGVNERQIDRFLERILTYYGDALPRKRLALWGVSFKPRTDDVRGAPALHLIERLRNAGAAIVVYDPVAAPHIQKRFGDSVPCVRKYYDALDGANGLVIVTEWNEFRRPDYERMAGLMAEKVIFDGRNIYTPKVMKELGFRYFSVGRPAV